One segment of Pristiophorus japonicus isolate sPriJap1 unplaced genomic scaffold, sPriJap1.hap1 HAP1_SCAFFOLD_464, whole genome shotgun sequence DNA contains the following:
- the LOC139252404 gene encoding histone H4-like produces MSGQGKGGKGQGKGGAKRHCKVLRDNIQGITKPAIRRLACRGGVKRISGLIYEETRGVLKVFLEDVIRDVVTYTEHTKRKTVTAMDVEYALKRQGRALCGFGG; encoded by the coding sequence atgtctggccaaggtaaaggaggcaaaggacagGGTAAAGGCGGGGCCAAACGGCactgtaaagtgctccgtgataacatccagggcatcacaaaaccagccatccgccgcctggcttgccgtggcggtgtcaagcggatctcgggcctgatctacgaggagacccgcggggtgctgaaggttttcctggaggatGTGATCCGGGATGtggtcacctacactgagcacaccaagcgcaagacggtcactgccatggatgtggagtacgctctgaaacggcagggccgcgcTCTCTGTGGATTCGGTGGCTGA